One genomic window of Cinclus cinclus chromosome 6, bCinCin1.1, whole genome shotgun sequence includes the following:
- the LOC134044935 gene encoding NADH-cytochrome b5 reductase 2-like translates to MEAFAGAPMAIAVAVVAASALLLLLLRGPARRPSGLVTLQDPLAKYPLRLLDKEEISHDTKKFRFGLPSTNHVLGLPVGQHVYLSAKIDGSLVIRAYTPISSDETKGYVDLIIKVYHKNVNPKFPEGGKMSQYLDNMKIGDTIDFRGPNGLLVYKGTGENRKENDRKSTVPTLDVFPKDSLHCMLFVFIK, encoded by the exons ATGGAGGCGTTTGCG GGAGCGCCTATGGCCATCGCCGTGGCCGTGGTCGCGGCGTCcgccctgctgctgctgctgctgcgagGGCCGGCCCGGAGGCCGAGCGGCCTCGTCACCCTGCAGGACCCGCTGGCCAAGTACCCGCTGCGGCTGCTGGACAAGGAG gaaatCAGTCACGATACAAAGAAATTTAGATTCGGGCTACCCTCAACAAATCATGTATTAGGATTACCTGTAG GCCAGCATGTTTACCTTTCTGCAAAAATTGATGGGAGTCTGGTGATTCGAGCCTATACCCCCATTTCCAGTGATGAGACAAAAGGATATGTTGATTTAATTATAAAG GTCTACCACAAAAATGTGAACCCCAAGTTTCCAGAGGGTGGGAAGATGTCCCAGTATCTAGATAACATGAAGATTGGAGATACCATTGATTTCAGAGGGCCGAATGGACTGCTGGTCTATAAGGGGACAG gtgaaaacaggaaggagaacgACAGGAAAAGCACAGTCCCTACTTTGGATGTCTTTCCTAAAGACTCTCTGCACTGTATGCTCTTTGTGTTCATTAAATGA